One window of the Anaerolineae bacterium genome contains the following:
- a CDS encoding KH domain-containing protein → MKELVEYIARSLVDDPTEVSVRKVQRGNLLVLELQVAQEDMGRVIGKKGRVANAMRTLLEIAAARSGKRVRLEVVEPQ, encoded by the coding sequence GTGAAAGAGTTGGTGGAATACATCGCCCGTTCGCTGGTGGATGACCCCACCGAGGTCTCGGTGCGCAAGGTCCAGCGCGGCAACCTGCTGGTCCTGGAGTTGCAGGTGGCGCAGGAGGACATGGGCCGCGTGATCGGGAAGAAAGGTCGGGTGGCCAACGCCATGCGCACTTTGCTGGAGATCGCCGCAGCGCGCAGTGGCAAACGGGTTCGCTTAGAGGTGGTGGAGCCCCAATGA
- the rimM gene encoding 16S rRNA processing protein RimM, which produces MSLRRTQRVARSYRLPSNAGSPQGEPLYLAVGKLRRPHGIRGEMVMEVLTDFPERFRAGAVVYVGPRRVPLTIRSVRPHRDLLLVAFEGYEDRNQVEALRNMLVAVPAEEAPPADEGEVYLHQLLGLRVVTDEGVALGRLVEILETGANDVYIVEPEEGGAEILLPAIDEVVLRIDLERGEMTVHLLEGLLE; this is translated from the coding sequence ATGAGTCTTCGGAGAACGCAACGCGTGGCTCGTTCGTATCGTTTACCGTCTAACGCAGGCTCGCCCCAGGGCGAGCCTTTGTATTTGGCGGTGGGAAAACTGCGTCGCCCCCACGGCATCCGGGGGGAGATGGTGATGGAAGTGCTTACGGACTTCCCCGAGCGTTTCCGGGCAGGCGCCGTGGTGTATGTCGGCCCCCGGCGGGTGCCGCTGACCATCCGCTCGGTGCGCCCCCATCGGGATTTGCTCCTGGTGGCCTTTGAGGGGTATGAAGACCGCAATCAGGTGGAGGCGTTGCGCAACATGCTGGTCGCCGTGCCCGCCGAGGAGGCCCCTCCGGCGGATGAGGGGGAGGTGTATCTCCACCAGTTGTTGGGTCTGCGGGTGGTCACCGATGAGGGCGTGGCCCTGGGGCGCCTGGTGGAGATTCTGGAAACCGGGGCCAACGATGTGTATATCGTCGAGCCTGAAGAAGGCGGAGCGGAGATCCTGCTCCCGGCCATTGACGAAGTGGTGTTGCGCATCGACC